Proteins found in one Brevibacillus brevis genomic segment:
- a CDS encoding aldo/keto reductase: protein MRTIPLGTSKLEVPVIAIGCMRIGSLDTSQAERFVQTALEEGANFFDHADIYGKGSCEEVFAKAIQMSPSVRERILLQSKCGIRPGMFDFSKAHILNAVDGILRRLKTEYLDVLLLHRPDTLVEPEEVAEAFDLLESMGKVRHFGVSNQNPMQIQLLNKFLKQPIVANQLQLSIMNATMISQGFNVNMENNSAVNRDGSVLDFCRLHDITIQPWSPFQYGFFEGSFLGNEKFPELNKKIDEIAARYEVSNTTIAIAWLLRHPANMQPVIGTTNIDRMKDCVKAAHIRLTREEWHDIYRAAGNVLP from the coding sequence ATGAGAACCATACCACTCGGCACGAGCAAGTTGGAAGTACCAGTCATCGCGATCGGTTGCATGAGGATTGGATCACTTGATACATCGCAAGCGGAGCGCTTCGTACAAACTGCACTTGAAGAAGGAGCGAACTTTTTCGACCATGCAGATATTTATGGAAAAGGCAGTTGTGAGGAAGTATTTGCAAAAGCAATTCAGATGAGCCCTAGCGTGCGCGAGCGTATCCTGTTGCAATCAAAATGTGGTATTCGGCCTGGCATGTTCGACTTTTCCAAAGCGCATATTTTGAATGCAGTGGATGGCATTCTCAGACGCCTAAAAACTGAATATTTGGATGTATTGCTGCTTCATCGACCAGACACGCTTGTCGAGCCGGAAGAAGTAGCGGAAGCGTTCGATCTTTTGGAAAGTATGGGTAAAGTGCGCCACTTTGGCGTTTCCAACCAAAATCCGATGCAGATCCAGCTGTTAAACAAATTTTTGAAGCAACCAATCGTTGCTAACCAGCTGCAGCTCAGCATTATGAACGCGACGATGATCTCGCAAGGCTTCAACGTCAATATGGAGAACAACTCGGCTGTGAACCGCGATGGTAGTGTACTCGACTTCTGCAGGCTGCACGATATTACGATTCAGCCTTGGTCGCCGTTCCAGTATGGATTTTTCGAAGGATCTTTCCTTGGGAACGAGAAATTTCCTGAGTTGAACAAGAAAATCGATGAAATTGCAGCTAGATATGAAGTGTCCAACACGACAATCGCCATCGCTTGGCTACTACGGCACCCGGCGAACATGCAACCTGTCATTGGCACGACGAACATCGACCGAATGAAAGATTGCGTGAAAGCAGCCCATATTCGCTTGACGCGAGAAGAGTGGCATGACATCTATCGCGCTGCCGGAAATGTGTTGCCATAG
- a CDS encoding LysR family transcriptional regulator yields the protein MELRQLITFRTVASTLNFSRAAEVLNYVPSNVTMQIKALEDELGVRLFDRLGKQLVLTTAGKRFLTHIQSVLDKLDEARSVVHDNENVSGTLTVSANEVLCAYRLPVVFHLFRSRHPRVRLIFRSVPNQQLKQTLFEGAADVVFMLDEPIRSSALAVEPLVEETFRFFAAPDHPLSKLTVLHLEDFHGQVFLTNEKGCPYRTMFDRQFEKKGIDSLTYLEFQNAEAIKQCAITGIGIAFLPEMTTKAEVERGELVALPWQIPDLHVYTQMLWHKDKWLSPIILSFIEATREVIAIEEENKSRLSLF from the coding sequence ATGGAATTGCGCCAACTGATTACGTTCCGCACGGTTGCATCAACTTTAAATTTCAGTCGGGCTGCGGAAGTGCTGAACTACGTCCCCTCCAACGTCACGATGCAAATAAAAGCATTGGAGGATGAGCTTGGTGTTCGTCTCTTTGACCGCTTGGGCAAGCAGCTCGTTCTCACAACTGCGGGAAAACGCTTTTTAACTCATATTCAAAGCGTTTTAGACAAATTGGACGAAGCTCGCAGTGTTGTTCATGACAATGAAAATGTAAGCGGGACCCTAACTGTAAGTGCTAACGAAGTTCTTTGCGCCTATAGGCTTCCAGTTGTCTTTCACCTATTTCGTTCGCGCCATCCGAGAGTTCGTCTCATCTTCCGCTCCGTTCCAAATCAACAACTCAAGCAAACGCTTTTTGAGGGAGCCGCGGATGTCGTCTTTATGTTGGACGAACCCATTCGCTCGAGCGCACTTGCAGTGGAGCCGTTGGTAGAAGAAACGTTCCGCTTTTTCGCCGCTCCAGACCACCCACTCTCGAAACTAACTGTACTGCATCTGGAAGATTTTCATGGACAAGTGTTCCTGACGAATGAGAAGGGTTGTCCCTATCGAACCATGTTTGACCGGCAATTTGAGAAAAAGGGCATTGATAGTCTTACGTATTTAGAGTTTCAAAATGCCGAAGCTATTAAACAATGTGCAATTACGGGAATCGGTATTGCCTTTCTTCCTGAAATGACAACGAAAGCGGAAGTTGAACGGGGCGAACTTGTTGCTCTTCCATGGCAAATTCCGGACTTGCACGTGTATACACAGATGTTATGGCATAAAGACAAATGGCTTTCACCAATCATATTATCTTTCATAGAAGCAACGAGAGAGGTTATCGCTATAGAGGAGGAGAATAAAAGCCGCTTGTCACTCTTTTAG
- a CDS encoding YkvA family protein encodes MARHEKRFLKNYESKASEYLNDKEKASHLLKKAMKKADKKAIGDVWENLQLLFSIFGDWSSGKYRTIPVKSILMIIGGILYFVSPIDAITDFIPVAGLLDDATIIGLVFRQVSSDLTLYKEWKQKEFLQE; translated from the coding sequence ATGGCTAGACATGAAAAGAGGTTTCTTAAAAATTATGAATCAAAAGCCTCGGAATATCTGAACGATAAAGAAAAAGCATCTCATCTCTTAAAAAAAGCAATGAAAAAAGCTGACAAAAAAGCGATCGGAGATGTTTGGGAGAATTTACAGCTACTCTTTAGTATTTTCGGTGATTGGTCGAGCGGAAAATATCGAACAATCCCTGTTAAATCCATCTTGATGATTATTGGCGGGATTTTGTACTTTGTTTCACCCATAGACGCCATCACAGATTTTATTCCTGTTGCTGGTTTACTAGATGACGCGACAATCATTGGATTGGTGTTTCGGCAAGTGAGCAGCGACCTTACTCTATACAAAGAATGGAAACAAAAGGAGTTTTTACAGGAATAG
- a CDS encoding DUF3885 domain-containing protein, whose product MTLHKYLHHTFPALMLRPPLFYSWDIGIRFELGVNYDYHNVYENCPYLQGVYGRAITLFKSLHAPHDDIFIVVDVNDFGDGGAFKRKLNAFSKYVKNKSLLYKLQQHTIPYVFPEDDENKTYRTHRFALKCKTSDFSFVPMIKAICRQDMGLQPRIFHRVYFINTTKQTIFHIYDDRGCDLLATSPETIRGIYESYSHWILDYDRAKIDQVFS is encoded by the coding sequence ATGACGTTACACAAGTATTTACATCATACATTTCCAGCGTTAATGCTAAGACCGCCCTTGTTTTATAGCTGGGATATTGGAATTCGTTTTGAGCTGGGTGTGAACTACGATTACCATAACGTTTATGAAAATTGTCCCTATTTACAGGGGGTTTATGGCCGAGCGATTACTTTATTCAAGTCTTTGCATGCACCTCATGATGACATTTTTATCGTCGTGGATGTAAACGATTTTGGGGACGGTGGGGCTTTCAAGCGTAAATTGAATGCCTTTTCCAAGTATGTGAAGAACAAATCCCTTTTGTATAAGCTGCAACAACACACTATCCCTTATGTTTTTCCAGAAGACGATGAAAATAAGACCTATCGAACGCATCGATTCGCCTTGAAGTGTAAGACATCGGACTTTTCATTTGTTCCGATGATAAAAGCGATCTGCCGTCAGGATATGGGATTACAACCACGTATTTTTCATCGGGTCTACTTTATCAATACGACTAAACAAACTATCTTTCACATCTATGACGATCGAGGCTGTGATTTATTAGCCACTTCTCCTGAAACCATCAGAGGGATTTACGAAAGCTATTCGCATTGGATTTTAGACTATGACAGAGCCAAGATCGATCAGGTATTTTCGTAA
- a CDS encoding DoxX family protein — protein MTGLRIFAKWVMIVGLCLMFVSSGIYKLIGHPEATLAFQALGFPSWFQVVIGLGEVLGGLGLLMKKYTRYAAYVLAVIMLGATITLLLHGDTSTVAIPLVLFLVFLLIGRQSGSKKQPNRASSI, from the coding sequence ATGACAGGTCTGCGTATTTTTGCAAAATGGGTAATGATCGTAGGGTTGTGCCTGATGTTCGTTTCATCTGGTATTTACAAGCTGATAGGACATCCAGAGGCAACACTTGCTTTCCAAGCACTCGGGTTTCCCTCTTGGTTTCAAGTTGTGATCGGTTTAGGAGAAGTGCTCGGCGGACTAGGGTTACTGATGAAAAAGTATACACGTTACGCCGCCTACGTGCTCGCAGTGATTATGCTGGGTGCTACAATCACTCTTCTTTTACATGGTGACACATCTACTGTAGCGATTCCGCTTGTCTTATTCCTTGTTTTCTTGCTGATCGGTCGCCAGAGTGGTAGCAAAAAACAGCCGAATCGTGCTTCGTCAATTTAA
- a CDS encoding tryptophan RNA-binding attenuation protein: MTISMDDLEQSCWECEGKGILVNENKQEESCPKCQGKGAILTAQGQTLLHFIKKHL, translated from the coding sequence ATGACGATTTCGATGGATGACTTAGAGCAATCCTGCTGGGAATGCGAAGGCAAGGGGATTCTTGTGAATGAAAACAAGCAAGAGGAATCATGCCCAAAATGCCAAGGTAAGGGAGCAATTCTTACCGCACAAGGTCAGACCCTACTACACTTTATAAAAAAGCATTTGTAA
- a CDS encoding isochorismatase family protein has product MNALLVIDVQNGIVICGDYEEELFLMEQVIKDFKESNRPVIFIRHIDDAEESPLNRSSIGSEIRPSLKDYSDYLIEKHTPSSFFQTELSHTLEKLGVDHLFIIGFETEFCCMFTAIAAYDRGYKVTFIKDATGTTNTAETYGMQGLDINRFVGTVLRWSSVIEVVNYAEYTEKYK; this is encoded by the coding sequence ATGAACGCACTCTTAGTAATTGATGTACAAAACGGAATTGTGATTTGTGGGGATTACGAAGAAGAACTTTTTTTGATGGAACAGGTAATCAAAGATTTTAAAGAGAGCAATCGCCCTGTCATTTTTATCAGACATATCGATGATGCAGAAGAAAGTCCACTGAATAGAAGCTCTATCGGCTCTGAAATACGCCCTTCGTTAAAAGACTATTCCGACTACTTAATCGAGAAGCATACTCCTAGCTCCTTCTTCCAAACGGAGCTCTCACACACTTTAGAAAAGTTAGGGGTCGATCATCTTTTTATCATCGGTTTTGAGACGGAATTTTGTTGTATGTTTACGGCGATCGCTGCCTATGATCGCGGATATAAAGTGACATTCATTAAGGACGCAACTGGAACAACAAATACCGCCGAAACATACGGCATGCAAGGTTTAGACATTAACCGGTTTGTAGGTACCGTTCTTCGTTGGTCGAGTGTCATTGAAGTAGTAAACTACGCCGAGTACACTGAAAAATACAAGTGA
- a CDS encoding alpha/beta fold hydrolase, whose protein sequence is MDYEIFDLGDVTLQSGVTLPSAFIAYKTYGRLNEKTDNVIVYPTAFGDQHVQNEWLIGNGMALDPQKYFIVVPNLLGNGLSSSPSNTPPPFDRANFPQVTIYDNVKLQHRLVTEKFGIKKIALVVGWSMGGIQAFQWGASYPEMVERIAPFAGVAKTWPQTYVVLDGMKAPLMAATRFDSSKLNQLTSADMRAVGRVYAGWGVSQAFYRNELYRGLGFDSLADFVSGVWEDSFMKMDPHNVLAMLWTGQHADISANPTYNGDFDEALKSIKALACVMPGSTDLFCSADDNEYEAKLIPHAIFKPIESIWGHFAGRGINSADNKFIDDNLKRLLALSRNE, encoded by the coding sequence ATGGATTATGAGATTTTTGATTTGGGTGACGTAACCTTGCAATCAGGGGTTACGTTACCGAGCGCTTTTATTGCTTATAAGACTTATGGAAGATTAAATGAAAAGACAGATAATGTCATCGTCTATCCAACCGCTTTTGGCGACCAGCATGTTCAGAATGAATGGTTGATCGGAAACGGCATGGCACTCGATCCGCAGAAATATTTCATTGTTGTTCCAAATCTGCTGGGCAACGGATTATCTTCTTCTCCCAGTAACACGCCTCCCCCATTCGACCGGGCTAATTTTCCGCAGGTAACGATCTATGACAACGTGAAACTACAGCATCGGCTGGTGACCGAAAAATTCGGCATCAAAAAGATCGCTCTCGTTGTAGGCTGGTCAATGGGAGGCATTCAAGCATTCCAATGGGGGGCAAGTTATCCCGAGATGGTTGAACGAATTGCACCTTTTGCCGGAGTTGCAAAGACATGGCCCCAAACGTATGTGGTCCTGGACGGTATGAAAGCTCCGCTCATGGCTGCGACCCGCTTCGATTCAAGTAAACTAAACCAGTTGACTTCTGCGGACATGCGCGCCGTTGGCCGTGTCTATGCAGGATGGGGTGTATCGCAGGCGTTTTACAGAAATGAACTTTATCGTGGGCTGGGATTTGACTCATTGGCAGATTTTGTGTCTGGCGTCTGGGAAGATAGCTTTATGAAAATGGATCCGCACAATGTCCTGGCCATGTTATGGACAGGACAACATGCAGATATTAGTGCAAACCCGACCTATAACGGAGATTTCGATGAGGCGCTCAAAAGCATTAAAGCACTTGCCTGCGTCATGCCAGGGAGCACGGATCTCTTCTGCTCGGCAGACGATAACGAATATGAAGCTAAGCTAATACCTCATGCTATTTTTAAACCTATCGAGTCGATCTGGGGCCATTTTGCTGGTCGCGGAATCAATAGTGCCGATAATAAATTTATTGATGACAACCTAAAACGCTTGTTGGCGCTTAGTAGAAACGAATAG
- a CDS encoding YmaF family protein, translating into MAKKNRMKWKLKRKSTTRLQRHVHEFLGSTQLAEQGADRHNHRFAGVTGQAIPRGNSHVHVIRSSTDFFNHLHGVRIVTGPAIPVGNGKHVHFVSGSTTFNDGHVHRFKFATLIQKPLL; encoded by the coding sequence ATGGCGAAAAAGAATAGGATGAAATGGAAGTTAAAACGAAAAAGTACAACGCGGCTTCAAAGACATGTTCATGAGTTTTTAGGTAGTACGCAGCTTGCAGAACAAGGAGCAGATCGGCATAACCACCGTTTTGCTGGTGTCACTGGTCAAGCCATCCCGAGAGGAAACAGCCACGTTCATGTCATTCGATCCAGCACAGATTTCTTTAATCATCTGCATGGTGTGAGAATTGTTACTGGACCTGCCATCCCGGTTGGGAATGGGAAACATGTTCATTTCGTAAGTGGATCGACCACATTCAACGATGGTCATGTTCATCGGTTCAAATTCGCGACGTTGATCCAGAAGCCGCTCCTCTAA
- a CDS encoding YjjG family noncanonical pyrimidine nucleotidase yields the protein MRYQVILFDVDDTLLDFKTTEENALQKTFSQFGLATGSSDYGATYKEISKGLWEDLEKGRITLAELGVERFRRLFKAVQLDVDAEAFGSTYLESLGKEVHLVPGAVELCNSLEDCRLAIITNGFASVQTARIAASPLCDSFEHLIISEEVGYKKPDREIFDYAFSKLQWTEKANVLMVGDSLTSDIQGGAHYGIDTCWFNPLGKQNQTSIQPTYEIRELSELQEIVRKGIVNL from the coding sequence ATGCGCTATCAAGTCATCTTATTCGATGTAGATGATACACTTCTTGACTTCAAAACGACAGAAGAAAATGCTTTGCAAAAGACGTTTTCCCAGTTTGGACTCGCTACGGGATCGTCTGATTATGGAGCGACCTACAAAGAGATCAGTAAAGGATTGTGGGAGGATTTAGAAAAGGGGCGGATCACTCTAGCAGAGCTGGGTGTAGAGAGATTTCGTAGACTTTTCAAAGCTGTTCAGCTAGACGTCGATGCAGAGGCGTTCGGCAGCACCTATCTTGAATCCTTGGGCAAAGAAGTGCATTTGGTACCTGGAGCGGTTGAATTGTGCAACAGTTTGGAGGATTGCCGCTTGGCGATCATTACGAATGGGTTCGCCTCTGTGCAAACGGCAAGAATTGCCGCTTCACCGCTTTGCGACTCTTTTGAGCATCTGATTATTTCCGAAGAGGTCGGCTATAAGAAGCCGGATCGGGAAATTTTTGACTACGCGTTTTCCAAATTGCAATGGACGGAGAAGGCGAACGTATTGATGGTGGGAGATTCGTTGACCTCTGATATACAAGGGGGAGCGCATTACGGGATCGATACGTGCTGGTTCAATCCGCTGGGCAAGCAAAATCAGACGAGCATTCAGCCGACGTACGAAATCAGAGAGCTGAGCGAGCTTCAAGAAATTGTGCGGAAGGGTATCGTGAATTTGTAG
- a CDS encoding zinc-dependent alcohol dehydrogenase family protein — MYAQVVRYNQFGEPHEVLKVEQRLIEPLKQDEILVKMSARPINPSDVIPIRGAYKHRINLPAIPGYEGVGTVIDTGPFAPRSLIGKRVLPLRGEGTWQEYVKTTAELAIAVPDSIPDDIACRLYINPITAWVICNETLQLSSQQVLLVNAANSAIGRLFIQLSALFDFRVIAIVRNARYTEELIQLGAWHVIDSSRVSAYDAIMSVTHGQGAHASIDSIGGPDGLELAKSTRASGIFLSLGLLSGVQVDWSIISKELGVLPQLFLLRHWNQRISVSTWHDTFEKVIKLVENGKLLLAEPGEKFALHDVKEAVQFAESRHRTGKVILV; from the coding sequence ATGTATGCACAAGTTGTACGTTACAATCAATTTGGCGAGCCCCATGAAGTATTGAAGGTCGAACAACGACTGATTGAACCTTTGAAGCAAGATGAAATTTTAGTAAAAATGAGCGCACGTCCCATTAATCCTTCTGATGTCATTCCAATTCGTGGTGCTTACAAGCATCGTATCAACCTTCCCGCCATTCCCGGGTATGAGGGGGTTGGTACCGTAATTGATACAGGTCCTTTTGCTCCCCGCTCTCTTATCGGGAAACGTGTTCTGCCTTTGCGCGGTGAGGGTACGTGGCAAGAATACGTAAAAACGACAGCAGAGCTAGCCATTGCGGTTCCTGATTCGATCCCAGATGATATCGCCTGTCGGTTGTACATAAACCCCATCACTGCGTGGGTCATATGCAATGAGACCCTTCAACTGTCTTCTCAGCAGGTTTTGTTAGTCAATGCAGCCAACTCAGCCATTGGCCGTTTGTTTATTCAGCTATCCGCTCTTTTCGATTTTCGGGTGATCGCCATTGTCCGAAACGCAAGATACACCGAGGAGTTGATACAACTCGGAGCGTGGCATGTCATCGACAGTTCACGTGTGTCGGCTTATGATGCCATCATGAGTGTAACGCACGGACAAGGTGCGCATGCGTCTATTGATTCCATTGGCGGCCCAGACGGTTTAGAGCTGGCGAAGTCTACACGTGCCAGCGGGATTTTCTTGTCGTTAGGCCTTCTATCGGGAGTTCAAGTGGATTGGTCGATCATCTCGAAAGAGCTTGGCGTTCTCCCACAACTGTTTTTATTGCGCCACTGGAATCAACGCATATCTGTGTCTACCTGGCACGATACATTTGAGAAAGTCATCAAGCTTGTTGAGAATGGGAAACTCCTTTTGGCAGAGCCTGGAGAAAAATTTGCACTGCATGATGTAAAAGAGGCCGTGCAATTTGCGGAGAGCCGTCATCGTACGGGGAAAGTCATCTTGGTGTAA
- a CDS encoding CDGSH iron-sulfur domain-containing protein: MDQEKVTIKINDNGSIRVTGEVELLDGAGDKYDVGSSFSLCRCGQSEKKPFCDGTHKKVGFESAPRAKA, encoded by the coding sequence GTGGATCAAGAAAAAGTAACCATCAAGATTAACGACAATGGATCAATTCGTGTTACCGGTGAAGTTGAGTTGCTGGATGGCGCAGGTGACAAGTATGATGTCGGTTCATCTTTTTCACTCTGTCGATGCGGTCAATCCGAGAAAAAACCGTTCTGTGATGGCACGCATAAAAAAGTAGGCTTTGAAAGTGCACCACGAGCAAAAGCATGA